The DNA region GCTCACGTACTCCTCCAGTCTTCGCTCTCGGCCTTGTTGCCAACATTCTTATTCTCAATGTAGAAACCCTACGCAACAATGTGAGTCAGCGTAGTCCTGTTGTTTCTCGGCGCTGTGGCCTGAACATACCGACATGATGGATGACTGCGCTTTGTGTCTGTCTCTCAAATGGTCCGGTTCAATtggtgagaaaaaaagggtgAAACTTGACACAGGCTAGAAGATATTTTGCAGAGGAAAGATTGTCTTGCAGAGCAAAGGGTGCATGAATCTTTTTTTCGCCGGTGGCGGTCAAAGAGCTCAAGGTCAATTCAACTACTCCCCTCCCATAGAGTTTTGAGAGGGGCAAACCCCAATGAGTCAAAGTGGGGCAATGTGCCATGTACCGTTTTCTGACTTACAAGCCATCAGAAGAGACTCGGCTTATCCTAGCATCGCTTCTGCATTCGGCAAAGAACTACGTCAAAGACACTGGGCCCTGAGCTGGCTTTGGTTCACCCACAGGTTTCTGACACGCGAGTGTGAGGCACAGAGCCATCAACAATGGGAGAACCAGAGAACAGCAGGGCGAAATGTGTGTAATTCACCTCCAGGCATTGGTCCTTCAGAGGTCTCGAAAGGGTGGTTCGACATGACCCCACCCACATCGCTTCCAAGGTCTTGAACTGCAGGCAGGCGGGAGCTCGAAGCAGGTCCCACTCGCCGACGTCGGACCTAGAATTCTATCGTCTTGCTGGGAACATCCCGCCCAACGACATGCTAACTGTACAGGTACGGATGCCCCGACTTCCGAGCTCACCATCTCAATCCGTCTTGATGGGATGAAGAGCTTCCTTATTGAACTGTTCAATACCGTTAATCTTACCGTACAGCCACTTTAGAGCCAGTGTGCTCATCGTCATGAGCCCGGCTGAGACTGAAAAGAGAATCATTCTCTGCCAAGTTTTGAGCAGCTCGAACATGGGATATGGGTACCTGCACGACATGGTCAGACAAGAGCAACACAGAAGTCATTGCAACAAGGCTTTGCCTGTGTCTGCAGAGTTACCTACCATCCGTTTTGCTCAAAGCAATATTCAACCCACCCACAGTATAGAAATGCCAAGCAGGTACTGAGAGCCAGAGCACTGTAAACTCTGATGGTCCAAGGAGGACTGAGTAGTATCAGATCCATCGTTAACATGACGGCTGGCATCGCATGAAATCCACTGTGAAAGTTGGAGTTAGATTGGACATTTCAATGGGTCGTGGGCACTCTCACAAATCTGGGAGGAATAGAAGTGCGAACTCtggtgggaaaaggagggaCTTGTCAATGGCACTTATGCTCCAGTACAGAATGCTGATCAGAACTTCTAAGGGTGTTGAACACACTGAGAGAACATTTTTGATGCTAAAGAGCCGAGGGCTCAGAGTGAGATCGGCTAACAGGCCAAAGGCAAACGTTGCCGTCGCTAAAGCGAGCCCATTGATGGCTGTTCCCCTTGTCAgtcttttcccttttcatCCTCTTGTGTGGAACGTAATGTACTGAGAAGTTGAAGTCACCGCCAAACCCGAAGTGAATTTCGGTTGGGAACTGCTGAAGGTACCAAAAGCTGCATGAGTATGACAAAAGACCGATGGCATGTACGAGGGCTGAGAAGCTCCCTGGAGGCGAGGAGAGCCGTTGTAAAgggtggggttggtttgCCATTCCGTACCTATTTCGAGCGGGTGAGCAAGATGCACGGTTGAAATTAAATGCCCTCTGATCTCGGTATTCCTTATGAGGCCTCTTCCTTATATTTATCGAAATGTGGATCAAAGCAAGAAAGAGGTTGTCAAAGAGTGTGTGATGGACCCTCTCTACGTCATCGATTTCGATCAGAAAAGACCCAGGGTGATAGGCAAACGGAAGGTACTCGCAAAGGAGTGGTAGTAAAACAGATTCAACTGCCAGCTACCGAACGAAAGTGTGCAACGATATAACGGATGAATACAAGCAGAGCAGATGCCATGAACCATAGGGTCAACGTTCACAAGTCATAGTGCACCTCATGTCCGCGGTTATCGGCCATGACCTTCAGCAAGTCAGGGGTGCCCTTTGCGTTGTGAGCTTCCCCACGGCTTCCAACGCCTCTAGCGCCTTggcacaacccccccacctccatcgcctGGCGGGACGAAGCGATGCCCGATTTGGATGCGCGTTCGACGCAAGTGTTCGCGTTCTCCAGAAATTGTTAACTACCATACTGGCTTGGCCatatcatcgtcatcaccatcgccatcagACGTAACCCCTGGGGAGGAACCCTCATACGACATTCCAACATGGCGGACAACACCAACGATGAGGACTTGAAGTCCAACAAGCGCAGCCATGCAGAATTCACAGAAAATGATGGTTCCGGTGAGTGTTGCCCTATTTATTTTCCACAGCCACTGCTTCCTTTGCGCTTGCTAACAGCGTCTTTCAGATAGCTCTTCAGACGATGACATGGGACCGCAGTTGCCGTCCGCCTCAGCGCCCAAAAAGAAGCGCCGTGTTCTGCCATACGAAAAGCTCTACATCTCAGCCCTCCCCAAGTCGACCCGTTACTCCAAGTCCCTGATGCACAAAGAGCAGTTGGCACATCTCACTATGACACCTCTGACTGAGTTCCTCATAACATCGTCTTTGGATGGCGTAGTCAAGTTCTGGAAGAAGGTCGCCGACGGCATCGAGTTCGTGAAGGAGTTCAAGGCCCACCAGGGGGAGATCCGCTCTGTTTCGACCAGCGCAGATGGGAGGAGTTTTGCAACTGCCGGCCCCGACAAGACGGTGAAGCTGTTCGATGTCATGACATTTGATCTGTTAGCTGTTATCCAGCTAGAGTATGTGCCGCGGTGTGTATGCTGGGTTCACAAGAAAGGtgcttctcttcctctgctAGCCATATCCGATGATAGCCAAAAGCCTGGCATCCACATCTACGACGGACGGGGTGAAAACCTGACACCTATTCATACCATCACCGGTCTTCACCGCAGCCCCGTCTCCCTGATGGCTTTCAACGACCATTACGACTGCGTAATATCGGCCGATGAGGGAGGCATGATTGAATACTGGCAGCCCGGAGGATCTTATCAGAAGCCTGACAACGTCTTTGAGTACAAGAGCTCAACGAATCTGTTTGACTTCAAGAAAGCAAAATCCATACCGACCTCGCTCACGCTATCGCCAGATGGGAGTCGCTTCGCCACAATATCCTTCCCTGACAGGAAAATCCGCCTCTTCGACTTTGCCTCAGCCAAGCTTCAACGCACCTATGATGAGTCCCTTCAGGTCATTGAGGAAATGCAACAAGCTGGAACAGCGATACAGAAACTTGATCCAGTCGAGTTTGGTCGCCGGTTAGCAACGGAACGGGAAATCGAATCCCCAGTTCTCCGCGACAAATTCAACCTCATCTTCGATGAATCTGGTCACTTTCTCCTCTATGGCTCTTACCTGGGTGTCAAGGTGCTCAACACATTCACAAATAAAGTGATAAAAGTGTACGGCCGGGAGGAACATTATCGTCCACTAGCACTGGCCCTCTACCAGGGTCAGCCTCAGAAGAAGGGGGTCACTACGGTAGCCATGGCGGCATCCAGCAACCCGCTTCTTCAAGAATCCGAAACAAGGGATCCCATATTGATCACCACGGGCGTGGGCAAGGTCCGGTTTTACATGTTCACCAATGACGAGGAATTCTCCAAGTCAACCAGAGATGTTCAAAACGAGAAACCCACGATTCTAGGGGCAAAGAAGACggagcaaaagaaggtcGCCGAGACGGGCACATCGGCGGTCATCCACACCACATACGGTGATATTCATATTCGACTCTTCCCGGATGCAGCTCCCAAGGCCGTGGAGAACTTCGTGACGCATTCAAAACGCGGCTactacaacaacaccatcttccaTCGTGTGATTCGTAAGTTTATGATTCAGGGTGGTGACCCTCTGGGAGATGGAACCGGTGGTGAAAGTATCTGGGGAAGAGAGTTCGAGGATGAATTTAGCACATTGAAACACGATAAGCCATACACGGTTAGTATGGCGAATGCTGGCCCCAATACCAACGGGAGCCAGTTCTTTATCACCACTGAGAAAACAGTATGTTGTAATGCAACCCCTTTCTTTTGGTAAATTGGTACTGACTGAAGACAGCCATGGCTTGATAACAAGCACACGATATTTGGACGCGCCGTTCAAGGTCTTGATGTCATCCACAGGATCGAAAATGTCAAGACCTACAAAGAGAAACCAGCGGAGGACATCAAGATTATCAATATTGACATTTCGTAGCACCATGGGCAGGAATGAGCCAGCGGCTGAATGAATGTGAATTGCCGATCGGCCCATGATGAGCGGCACCTTTTGTATTCACCTGCCTAGAGCGATGTTTTGACATCACCGCCGTAGCTTATCTTTCTGAGCATGCTCCTGTTAAGCTCACCCACCGTTTGCACCCCGAGCAGTCCCATAGATTGGTCCACGTCAGCCAAAAGCGAAGCCAGCACATGCTTGGCTCCCTCTGTCCCTGCAATTCCAAGACCATATATCACCGGTCTGCCAACCAGGACCGCCTTTGCCCCCAAGGCCAGTGCTTTCAGAACATCCACCCCTGTACGGATTCCAGAGTCGAACATGACAGTCAAGCGGTCCCCAACGGCGTCTACAATTTCTGGGAGCATCTCCAAACTAGGCACCGCCCCATCCAGCTGCCTCCCTCCGTGATTGCTCACGATAATCCCGTCAACTCCACTTCTCGCCGCCAACACTGCATCCTCCACGCTCAGCACCCCCTTGAGCACAATCGGCCTGTCCCCCCACAATTTTCTCAAGGTGGCAAGGTCCTCCCACTTGTGCGCGTGCCCCGAGAAGACCTCCCCGACCCAATACCGGCTCGCACCAATGATGTTGTCCTCCACCTGGGCCTCGTTTTCGCCGGTGCTAAACTTGTCAGAAAACTTCTGCCGAAACACCGAGTCACTGAATCCGAGGGCATTGCCCTCCCCGACGGCAAAGGGGAGGAACCCtgtgtcgaggtcgaggggcCGCCAGGCCATGGTGAAGGTGTCCAGTGTTACGACCAAGACCTCACAGCCAGCTACCCGGGCTCGGGAGAGCAAAGAGGCGGTGATGTCATCGTCGACAGGCCAGTAGAGTTGGAACCACCTGGACGGCTTGGGATCAGGGACTAGGGTGGAAGCGGACGAGGTTGGCGGTCTGGCTGGTCCTCGGTCTTTTCCttctgctgatgctgatgctgatatTGTCGTTGCGGGATCATCCGTCGGCGCCGGTGGGGCGGGCTCTTCTGTTTCTGGTGAGGGCGGGCTGGGGCCTCCTGTGTCCTCTAGAGCCGCGACGATCTCCTCTaggggggtgctggatgCGGTGCTGTAGATGAATGGGACGTTGAGGGCGGCGCAGGCTTTGGCGACGCCGGTTTCTGCGTCGGGGTGGTAGGCTGATTGCACGCCGATGGGGGCcatgaggatgggggagtcTGGTGTCTTTTGTTAGCTGatgttgtttttcttctgcCTTGGTCTCATGAAAATCACATCGCTGTGGTGTGTGAAGAATGAGAATACATACCATATGTCTTGCCAAACAGTTTCACACTTAGATTGCGAGGCAGTGTGTCTCTCAACATACGGGGTATGACCTTCCACTGCCGGAAAGCCAGCCGGTTGGCGTGCATCGTCGCTTGCTCGCCTGCCCCTCCGAACACATAGTTGAATCCCTGGGGGCTCATCGCCTCCCGGGCTTGCTGTTCAAGTTTGTTGggatcggtggtggtgacgggcTTCTTCCCCGCCGTGAGGGCTTGAAAGTAAATGTCGATTTGGTACTGGCCATAGGGgatcttgttgctgttgctggcgacGACagtcgtggtggtgttgtcgttgttAGTAGGGGCGGTGGAGCGTGGTGTCTTCTCATCTCTTATGTTAGCGTTCAGGTTGTTTAAGTTGGGTCTGTCGGCTTCGTCGCCGTTGCTAGATCTGGGACGGTTCATCTTGAATTGGGGCTGCAAAAACAAATTTGGGTATCACGAGTGCGCTTTTCAGTGTAAATGAACGGAGACATGAAGAGTAGAAAATGAAGCCGCCTTGACTTCCCCGCACAGCTAGCTACCCACTCGCTATTCTTTGAGATGCCAATGCCAATGGTGGTAAATTGTGGGGGCATTTGGAGTAGGATCAACATAGTCTACGGTGTCATACTCACACATCCAGAACTAATTCAGCATTAGTTTGCCACATCCAGAAGAAATTGTCCTGATCGTTTTATTGTTATCATCGCTGCCCCTTTCGCAAGCGGTGTGAGAACGTCTGCTCTCTACCTGGGAATCAAAACGAACCAAAACGCCAACCAGATGCTTCCAACCCACACGTTGCATTACCTCTTACATCAATAGACCGCCAACTTGACAAAGCTCTGCGCTCAAAAACACATCCTTTATTGGATGTCATTTCTATCAGTCTCCCCTCATGGCTTGATAGACCAAAGCTCCCTCGACCTATGAACAGTTAGCATGAGACCTACAGATCGAAACACTGCGGGAAGCAGAACAGAGGAGAACATACCATCCAAGCTCGCGGTGTTTTTTGCTGCTCTTGCCTTTGCTCTCAGCCGTAGACACAGCCAGCGCCTTGCTGCAGGCTGCAAAAGACTCTAGAAGCTCCTTCATCCTCCCAGACTTGATGAACTCCTGAGCTATGTTTGAGTCCTTCTCGGCAATCAGAGCAGCCAAGTCCATGCATTCCATGAAGTTGTCGCGCGAAACGGCGCCGCCGGCAAAATGGAGGGTGCTGATGTATGCGATAACTGTCTCGGGAATATAGGCCTCGCGGAGGTCCTGAAAGTCGTTGTCGACTTCATTGCTGACCATCAACCAGTTGTTCAGCACCGGCTGCATACAGTTCTTAACATTGCGCACGTCGCCAACGGCCTGAGTCCACATTTCGCGcgcaggggggtgggatggacTATAGTGATCATAGTTAGCAAGATCGGTGTTGCATCAATAGTAGACGTGGGCTGGGTACATACTCTCTGCTGAGACCAGCCATGGAAGCCAATGTCTCCATTGAGTCCAGTGCTCGGACGAGACATTCAAGTTCCCATAGGTTTCTGACAACATTCAGAAGCCTGTCTCTGCTGACGCCACACTCTTGAAGGAAGGCTTCACTGAAATCGTGATTAGCGACCTCATCAAACCACCCGTGGGCATCATCTTGGTTTTGGTCCACAAAGGTGATGAACGTCAACTTCTCCATGGCGATGTATCGCCCGGAAACACGGACGCTGAGGGCGCGGGCAGCACGCAAGTCGGCCCGTTCTACGGAAGGTTAATATCCATTTGGGCAACTGAAAATTAGTGGAGGAATAACTTACTCAAGAAGTACTTATAAACCCGGATGGCGTAGGTGCATGTCTCCAAGAACAGCCCGGGGACCATTATGAGCCACTCCAGAGTGCGGATGAGTTCTTCGCTTTCTCCCTCCATGTCGTTGGAGTCATCCCCGATGAAATCCGGTCGAACAATTCTACCATATTTCAGTGTGGCCGGCCCCTCTTCCAGAATCTTGAAGTGACCCTTTACATCGCATCGAACCGACTTGTCGTTGACATCGTTCAGGTAGATAAGGGGCAACTTTCGACCAAACTCCTTTATGTCGACTCCCAACTTGGTCATGATGATCAGCTGGTGCTCACGAGGTTCATCGCCCACAATGTGAATGAGATTTCTGCCTAGCACCTCGTATAGACGGTCCTTGTGGAGTTTGGAGCAGTACAGGGgaacaagctcctcaaggTTGGCGAGTCGAAGGTAGCTGACGTAGGAGGTAAGAATGTTCTCCTGGGCGTGGCGAATTGCCTTGTGGCCGCTTTCTTGCTTGGAGTTACTGAGCCTATCCAGggtgttgacgatgatgaggacatGAGCCAATGTCCTCAACCCGTCGTAATCGCCCAGACCAACGTACTTCTTTTCGTTGATGTGCTCCGAAATGGGGAAGTTGATCTCTGGGATCAGCTTTGACTTTGCCCTGGCATTCGCCTTCTTGGAAAGCACAACACCTTGATGGAATAGATACCGGCCCAGGTCGTTGGCAACAATGGCGGCTTGGAGCGACTTGGAAGTCCCCAGAGCTTCGTTGCTAGTCTTCGGATCGTTCTCCAAACTGGCCACGAGGCGCTTCGCAACTGTGGCCGGCTCACCGTGGTAAACAACAGCGTTGAAGGCCGGAAAACGCGCAGCGATCGCTACCAAGTCcttgccgcccttcttcATCAAGAAAATGTCGAACTGTGTCCTGAGAAGAGCGTTGTAGTGGGCGAAAAGCTTATCATCCCACGACTTGCACACCTTGTCAACGCTCTCAAGATCGCCAGCAAGAAGTCCATAGACGGCCCGATCGTATTCGCTTGTTCCCCCATCATGAGCAGCTGCATAGCACATCCTTCTCCAGAGCACGAGCGAGCCTGGCTCAAAATCAAATTGTTCATCATCTTGGGGATTTGAAAGTGGCAGCGGCGCGATTGTAGCTGCTCTCCACAGTTCCGTCCTCTCTGCGCACCAGTCCCGTATCTCAGACATGGAGTACCCCCGGCGTAGCATCTCAAAGCATCCAAGCCAGATGGCCCGCTCAAAGAACTCATCCTGCGGCTCTAACTTTCGGCCTTGGCGTGTGACGGCGTCTGGATCGAGCTGGGTAACGAGAATATTTGAGCCAAGGTGGGATTGGGAAGTGGCAGCATTAGGGTCAAGCACACCCTGGTACCCATTGACACTCTTCTGTAGCTTGATCTTGTGGCGTGTATGAAGCCAACCATGTGCCAGGATGTCGCCCCTCTCGGCGTTGTGCTGGAGCTCGCTGACAACCACATCGACTGGTGGTCCGTGAGTGGCGCTGTTCTGCAACCACTCCAACACGATCTTCCTCTCTCTGGCCACAGAGTCGGTGATCAGaaactcctcccaccatTCTCTCCGCGACTGGGGCACCGGATTCCTGCCGTTCTTTTCCTCGGCGAGCTCTGAATCTTGGTAACGGAAAGGCAGTATGCGCCGTAAGAGATCCCAGGTTTgtgcctcctcctctgcccgtCGCACCTCCTCAGCGCTGACAGAAAAATGGCCTTTTTCAACTTCGtccacatccacatccaccgAGCCTGGTCTTTGCCAAACAGCGCCCCGATTTCGTCCTCCCGCCTGACTTGCTTGCAACCTGTCTACTCTGTTCCGTGCATAGTTGTAGTAGGAATCGAGCAGTTTGAAGATTTGTTCGCGTTTCTCAGAGTTCGACCTGCCTCTCAGATCGGTGTTGTAGCGGTCCAGTTCAGCAGCGAAGAAATCGACGTCGTTCCCGACTCGGACGGTGCTATGGCGGTAGGTAGACTCGAGGTCGGTCATTTCGCGGTGTGACGGTTCTGCGCACTCAAGTTAGATGAAACACAGGAATTGCATCATGGAGAAGGGTTCTGACCTCGAAGTCGACTCTCCAAGCTAGCCCGGGAGCTTTCctgggagatggatggaaaATTCTATCGAGCAGGTGCTGTCAGCAACGTTTCAACCAGCTCGAGATTGAACACATGGAATTGCTCACAAATCCAGGCGCCATGACGCCGATGGGATAATGAAGTTGAAATAATACAACGCAAGAGTCTCTGATTCACACAGTCTTGCCCAGTCTGCGAATGGCCGTGGCTTCGTCTTACTGTGGTCTGTTGGGAGCAGTGAGGTGGATCTTGCGCAAACAGTCTGAAAGTCTATTGCATCGTATGCTCAATGTTGGGCGTTGAATGAATTTTTTGTTCAGCGCCGGGGTCAATTGGTGGTTTCGGAGAGATTGGCGGCAGTAATGTGTTGGTAATCTACCTATCTCCCTGGAGGGTGGGTatcgatggtggtggtccctTTGAGCTGTTGGACGCGGTCGCGTCAATGCCGTTCGAAAAATTGGGCTTGAGAGCAGCGTCGAAGCCCTGGAGAGTGAGCTCCCCGGTTATTAGACTGCCAAGCTTCTTGAGCCAGACTCTCAGTATAAGCACGGACCGTATGGGGGCCCTAGCTTCGCGCTCGCCCTGGGCTCCACCCAACTCAGCGAACTAGAAAAAGCTTTGGCGATTGGAAAATTTTGGActtttcctcttttcttcttcatgtCTTTGGCATTCGTCTTAGAGTCTCGGAACAAGGCCTCAGTTCTTGTTCAGGTCCACGCGGCCTCTCGCGCGCTCAACGATCGCCTAGAGTAAATATGCACTCTCCTCATAAGTTACCTGCACCTTCACAGGGCGTTCAGGTGGACGCATTGGATGTGTGATACATTTTGATATCTTGACCATTTGTATTATTGcttcgccttctccctctgcTCCATTTTCAGCCTTAACAAGCTCGCCTTCGGACAGCTAACCGTGGTTGCCTCGTCGCCGTTCTTTTTGTAGAATGCCTGGCAACATTCGT from Podospora pseudoanserina strain CBS 124.78 chromosome 1, whole genome shotgun sequence includes:
- a CDS encoding hypothetical protein (EggNog:ENOG503P0WG; COG:W): MANQPHPLQRLSSPPGSFSALVHAIGLLSYSCSFWYLQQFPTEIHFGFGGDFNFSAINGLALATATFAFGLLADLTLSPRLFSIKNVLSVCSTPLEVLISILYWSISAIDKSLLFPPEFALLFLPDFGFHAMPAVMLTMDLILLSPPWTIRVYSALALSTCLAFLYCGWVEYCFEQNGWYPYPMFELLKTWQRMILFSVSAGLMTMSTLALKWLYGKINGIEQFNKEALHPIKTD
- the NUP84 gene encoding Nucleoporin nup84 (COG:U; COG:Y; EggNog:ENOG503P0IF), which gives rise to MAPGFNFPSISQESSRASLESRLREPSHREMTDLESTYRHSTVRVGNDVDFFAAELDRYNTDLRGRSNSEKREQIFKLLDSYYNYARNRVDRLQASQAGGRNRGAVWQRPGSVDVDVDEVEKGHFSVSAEEVRRAEEEAQTWDLLRRILPFRYQDSELAEEKNGRNPVPQSRREWWEEFLITDSVARERKIVLEWLQNSATHGPPVDVVVSELQHNAERGDILAHGWLHTRHKIKLQKSVNGYQGVLDPNAATSQSHLGSNILVTQLDPDAVTRQGRKLEPQDEFFERAIWLGCFEMLRRGYSMSEIRDWCAERTELWRAATIAPLPLSNPQDDEQFDFEPGSLVLWRRMCYAAAHDGGTSEYDRAVYGLLAGDLESVDKVCKSWDDKLFAHYNALLRTQFDIFLMKKGGKDLVAIAARFPAFNAVVYHGEPATVAKRLVASLENDPKTSNEALGTSKSLQAAIVANDLGRYLFHQGVVLSKKANARAKSKLIPEINFPISEHINEKKYVGLGDYDGLRTLAHVLIIVNTLDRLSNSKQESGHKAIRHAQENILTSYVSYLRLANLEELVPLYCSKLHKDRLYEVLGRNLIHIVGDEPREHQLIIMTKLGVDIKEFGRKLPLIYLNDVNDKSVRCDVKGHFKILEEGPATLKYGRIVRPDFIGDDSNDMEGESEELIRTLEWLIMVPGLFLETCTYAIRVYKYFLKRADLRAARALSVRVSGRYIAMEKLTFITFVDQNQDDAHGWFDEVANHDFSEAFLQECGVSRDRLLNVVRNLWELECLVRALDSMETLASMAGLSRDPSHPPAREMWTQAVGDVRNVKNCMQPVLNNWLMVSNEVDNDFQDLREAYIPETVIAYISTLHFAGGAVSRDNFMECMDLAALIAEKDSNIAQEFIKSGRMKELLESFAACSKALAVSTAESKGKSSKKHRELGWSRELWSIKP
- the cyp15 gene encoding Peptidyl-prolyl cis-trans isomerase cyp15 (COG:O; EggNog:ENOG503NXBP), with the protein product MADNTNDEDLKSNKRSHAEFTENDGSDSSSDDDMGPQLPSASAPKKKRRVLPYEKLYISALPKSTRYSKSLMHKEQLAHLTMTPLTEFLITSSLDGVVKFWKKVADGIEFVKEFKAHQGEIRSVSTSADGRSFATAGPDKTVKLFDVMTFDLLAVIQLEYVPRCVCWVHKKGASLPLLAISDDSQKPGIHIYDGRGENLTPIHTITGLHRSPVSLMAFNDHYDCVISADEGGMIEYWQPGGSYQKPDNVFEYKSSTNLFDFKKAKSIPTSLTLSPDGSRFATISFPDRKIRLFDFASAKLQRTYDESLQVIEEMQQAGTAIQKLDPVEFGRRLATEREIESPVLRDKFNLIFDESGHFLLYGSYLGVKVLNTFTNKVIKVYGREEHYRPLALALYQGQPQKKGVTTVAMAASSNPLLQESETRDPILITTGVGKVRFYMFTNDEEFSKSTRDVQNEKPTILGAKKTEQKKVAETGTSAVIHTTYGDIHIRLFPDAAPKAVENFVTHSKRGYYNNTIFHRVIRKFMIQGGDPLGDGTGGESIWGREFEDEFSTLKHDKPYTVSMANAGPNTNGSQFFITTEKTPWLDNKHTIFGRAVQGLDVIHRIENVKTYKEKPAEDIKIINIDIS
- a CDS encoding hypothetical protein (COG:C; EggNog:ENOG503NVIS) yields the protein MNRPRSSNGDEADRPNLNNLNANIRDEKTPRSTAPTNNDNTTTTVVASNSNKIPYGQYQIDIYFQALTAGKKPVTTTDPNKLEQQAREAMSPQGFNYVFGGAGEQATMHANRLAFRQWKVIPRMLRDTLPRNLSVKLFGKTYDSPILMAPIGVQSAYHPDAETGVAKACAALNVPFIYSTASSTPLEEIVAALEDTGGPSPPSPETEEPAPPAPTDDPATTISASASAEGKDRGPARPPTSSASTLVPDPKPSRWFQLYWPVDDDITASLLSRARVAGCEVLVVTLDTFTMAWRPLDLDTGFLPFAVGEGNALGFSDSVFRQKFSDKFSTGENEAQVEDNIIGASRYWVGEVFSGHAHKWEDLATLRKLWGDRPIVLKGVLSVEDAVLAARSGVDGIIVSNHGGRQLDGAVPSLEMLPEIVDAVGDRLTVMFDSGIRTGVDVLKALALGAKAVLVGRPVIYGLGIAGTEGAKHVLASLLADVDQSMGLLGVQTVGELNRSMLRKISYGGDVKTSL